The segment CCCCCcaaaattctgaaaatattgctAAACTTTTGCACAATCTGCAATGGAAACCCAGCTTGTGTCTGAGGTATTTTTGGTTACAAACTTTACCAAGACACCTGCTGACCTATATGATAAACTTCACAGAAAGGAGCATGTTGAAATCATAAACCTGCTCTTTGGTCAGCAGTGTCTCTCACAAGATTTAAAATGCTTAGGAAGCCAAACAGAGGTTTAAATGCTATGTCAAACTACAGCAGCATGTTAGCAACACACTGTGACAAAGACACTAAACTACAGCAGACATTAAGCATGGCTCCGCTGTCGCTCGGCGtcttgagaagaaaaaaaatgcttttgatCTGTTGCAGACACTGTATAAGGTCATTCGCTGTAGCCTATTGAGCTGTGTAGGAGCAGATTTGAGGTTTAAAAAAacgctttctctgactgctggaaTAAATGAAAGGACTCGGATATGGACTGGCGTTTATTTAACCACTATCGAATGCTTGAACTGGGTCAGTATCGGGACATCACTACACAACATCTGACTTGATATTTCTTGCCAAAAGGCATTCTCTCCATATGCACACAACTCGAGATTGCGAGTAGCCGAAGGCTGTTCCGTTCAAATGGGTACCCTATCCACCCTAAAGCTACTCTCATGCAACATAACTGCGATTCTGAATCTCCAAGCAGAGAGGGTAGGTGTTTGATTTGGTCTTTTTATCACTTAAAATGTTATGTTCAACACACATTTAAAAACCCACTCGTTCATTTAAAGGTAAAAACAACTAGCAGCCAAACCGATGCAAGTGTTTCAAAAATTGGGAGGAAAAGAAAAGTTGTGCATAGTATCGTGAATACCCTCCCCGTCCTCTGCATGTCTTGGCACATGACAGGGTTGAGGTCTGGTTTTGTCTTTAAAACTCCTTAAGAGAAACGGTATATTAAGACCGAACTTCAGGCCACCAGGGAGGCCTGCACTGGTCATTTTGTGATGGGTCATCTTGAATGGGAATGGTTCCTGTAAAATAAGATGGAAACATTAATGTTAAATCCATATAACTGTTGGTACAGGCTTGAGGTAACTGCATTCATTCTGTTTTGATATAGTAAGAATTTAGAATAATTGGGCAATACCTGGCCAACTTTGAATTGTTAGCTGAGAAATTAGCTGGGGCAACCCAGTTGTGGGTGGAGCTCTGCGTGGTGGATGGGCCCGTGTAGCTTTGGCCTCCAGGCAATATGGGATCAAAGTTGAAATCAATAGCACTCCATCCATGAGGTCACTGTTGATTATGTAGTCCACAGTCCACAATCCAGACTTTCTGTGACATCTCTATATCCAAGTCTGTGGGCAGTCTGTCCTGACTGGGGGGAAAGCAGTACGGGCCGCTGCAAACTGTCCCATGGCTTGCAGGCTCCCACTGGATTGGCCTGGCCGACGGGCCCTCGGTTATGTGACACCACAGCTGGCACTGTGGCATGCTGGGCTTTGACAGCTGAGAGCCGAGAAGGGTCCTGAGACATACCTGAGAGGATCAGATCCAACCCCATCTGAGAGTTATGCTGGTGTTGTTGCTGTGGCTGTTGCTGGTGGTGAGGTGGTGGTGCTGCTGTGACGGCTGAATCTGACTTTGCAGAGCCATGGGTGTAACTGTGTTTGGCTCGAGCCCTTTACCTAACATCAACTGATTAGGTTTGGCCCTGAGACCAACCACTGATGTGCCCAGGCCCATCATACCCACGCCTGGTTGAGTGGACATTAAAGGATCCACCTGTGCCATCACTACATCACTTGGAGGAGGCGAATCAGAGGTGAGCAATGCTTCCAAGCTTGAAGGCACATGGGTGCCATAATGGCTGCTGCCACGGGAGCTGGTGCTAGTCATGGGATTGAAGAGGGAGTTCCTGAAATTTGATGGCTCTTTGCTGGTGGAGCCACATTGAGAAACGGAGGCCTGGGTCCCACTATGAGTGGAGGCCTGCGGAAGGCTGGCCGTTTGGAGCTGATGGAAGGAGGAGAAGCCTGAGCCACGAGGCAGGAGAGTAGAGGCCGAGGGTAGTGGAGTCGGAGGGGCTGGTGGGGCCGTGCTGGGGCTGGCCCCGCCTTGCTGGCCAGTCATCAGCGTCAGACCATCGATCAGATCCAGCTCCTCCATTAAGGTCTCCGTGAGAGTGGGAGGCAAACTGCTGGCAGTGTAGCTCCCCAAAAGTCCTTCATCAGGCAGGTTATCATCATCCTCTTGACCAGGAGCGATAGGAGACAGACGCCCACTCAAGGTGCTTGCATTAGAGCTTGTCCGTGGGCGGAAGGCGGTCCACATATCAGCATCATCCAGACTTCCACGAGATGATGGACTGTTGTTGTTGACCCCCCATTTGGGAAACTGCTGGGATGAATTCGGGCTGTCTGCACTGGCTGTGGTTGTGCTGCTATCACCCTGCAGCGCCCCACCAGCGCCACCCAGGGCTGCAGCCGCTGCCTGTTTCTTTGTTTGCTTGGCCCTCATTCGGCTCTTCAGCAGTTtgctgctgttgtccatggaggcGGCCCGGCGGCGGGGAGCTTTGCCAGTCTTCCCACCTTCCGGGTTGAGCATCCACCAGGAGCTTTTGCCCGTTGATTCATTGTGAACCCTCAGGAACTTGTTGTGGAGTGATAAATTGTGGCGGATTGAATTCTgtcaaaggaaaaataaaaatattcatcTAAATAAAGATATATTGGAGAATTCACAGACAAAGACTCACTTTTGGTGAACAGACACCAACAAAGCCAAAGTTTTAATTTTCCTTTGAAAGCAAAAACATACTGTAAGGTAGCACAGACTGATTCACGACAATTTATCCAATTTAACAATTGCAAAACATTTACAGATTTTCTTGGTTTGTGACATTGCATGTTCGCACTCAAGTGGAATTTTTTCATCCTACTTTTATAACATTGTTGGGTGTCACATTTCCAAGACTAATGCAGGTCTTAAATAAAAGCAGGCATATGTGATTGTCAGTGTTTATGAACATGCATGATTTTACATGGCTCAGGATAACTATGTGGATCTAGTGGGTTAAATTTGTGTGTGTTAAATtgatcttttcttcttttttgaatCTGGTTTAATGTAAGAAGGAGTTCTGGGAGTTACTACAGTgtttagtgagtgtgtgtgtgtatacacacgtgCTAATACTTGTATATTGCTTCATAATAAACACTGCATCAGTCTTAGAGATTAGCTCTGGTTAGTTTGTTTACAGTCTGTCATTTGCAGATCTTGATTTGCGAGACCttaaattattattaatgaattaaTATTTTACAGACTGTATGTCAATACaaggaaaaaaaaggaaacaatTAGGGGAACAAAACATAGGTACAACATAAAATATTCTGAAAGCCTCTCTGGAAAACTAACCAATGTGGAAGTGACATTTGTTTACTATTAGCCaaacaagctaagctaacatACAACTTTTTGTTGCGAACTTTTTGTTTTGAACAATGAACGACGATGGATGATGAATCTTCAGTGGATGATTACAGTGTGATTTGAGTAAATACTCCCTACAGAAATGTAATAATATCCCAAGCTTGATATGTTGTAGTAATCATAAATGCAAGAACATACTAATAACTAGATATGTTGTGCAATTATTTAAGGTTTGGAAAAATGTAGTTCAAGTTCATTTTCAGCTCTACTGCAGGGGGCCCACCGTCGCTCCTTTTCAGCAGTTTGTGGGTAAAGGAATTTCTCTCATACAAAGCAACTACCAAAAGGTGAGCAGTGCGCTCGCATTAAATGACTTATGTGCCAAAAATATAAATCATTCAgtcaaaaaataaagaaagataTGAGAGGCAACGCATGCACATAATGTGTTTTAAATACTATAGTGAAGTCATTTCATGGCATTTTAGTGACCTTATCATGATGTCACTTATACCACGTAATGTCAAATGATTAGTGGATGAATAGAAGCTTTGGATCACCTCTGTAGCCCTACTGGTTTGGGAGATTACCCAAGAAAATGTTTGTCAGATAATTAGGGCATCAAATCATGACATCTTTGTCATGCCATTTAATTTCAGTTCATTTACACCTTACATGTGACCCTGTAATGGGctgacagcctgtccagggtgttcctGCCTCTcatccaatgactgctgggataggctccagctccccctgaccccttaattggagtaagcaggtagggaaaatgaacgaatgaatgaatacaCTCACACAAGGAATATTCCTACAAGGTTTTTGtgataagcagctgaagatgtgtttgtgtgtttggtgAGAATACGCTCGCCTAACCTGGCTGAGTAGTTGATTGCTGACTTCAACAGTACAATCTGATCAGTGCACCATCAAATGTCTCTAGCTCTAAATACAATCTTCAGGTTGACTCTGCTTtcactttttttaaaatacaatAGTGATATTTGTGTATTAAGTGGTGGGAA is part of the Thalassophryne amazonica chromosome 11, fThaAma1.1, whole genome shotgun sequence genome and harbors:
- the foxo4 gene encoding forkhead box protein O4 isoform X2 produces the protein MVSEGGVLAGVGGATPTARKGSSRLNAWGNQGYADLISQAIQNSPEKRLTLAQIYDWMVKTVPYFRDKGDSNSSAGWKNSIRHNLSLHNKFLRVHNESTGKSSWWMLNPEGGKTGKAPRRRAASMDNSSKLLKSRMRAKQTKKQAAAAALGGAGGALQGDSSTTTASADSPNSSQQFPKWGVNNNSPSSRGSLDDADMWTAFRPRTSSNASTLSGRLSPIAPGQEDDDNLPDEGLLGSYTASSLPPTLTETLMEELDLIDGLTLMTGQQGGASPSTAPPAPPTPLPSASTLLPRGSGFSSFHQLQTASLPQASTHSGTQASVSQCGSTSKEPSNFRNSLFNPMTSTSSRGSSHYGTHVPSSLEALLTSDSPPPSDVVMAQVDPLMSTQPGVGMMGLGTSVVGLRAKPNQLMLGKGLEPNTVTPMALQSQIQPSQQHHHLTTSNSHSNNTSITLRWGWI
- the foxo4 gene encoding forkhead box protein O4 isoform X1 produces the protein MEDSVPQIIDPDFEPLSRPRSCTWPLPKPDISAVKVEATDGAESAAGTPPADEDKPEPQQITSEPDKAGMVSEGGVLAGVGGATPTARKGSSRRNAWGNQSYADLISQAIQNSPEKRLTLAQIYDWMVKTVPYFRDKGDSNSSAGWKNSIRHNLSLHNKFLRVHNESTGKSSWWMLNPEGGKTGKAPRRRAASMDNSSKLLKSRMRAKQTKKQAAAAALGGAGGALQGDSSTTTASADSPNSSQQFPKWGVNNNSPSSRGSLDDADMWTAFRPRTSSNASTLSGRLSPIAPGQEDDDNLPDEGLLGSYTASSLPPTLTETLMEELDLIDGLTLMTGQQGGASPSTAPPAPPTPLPSASTLLPRGSGFSSFHQLQTASLPQASTHSGTQASVSQCGSTSKEPSNFRNSLFNPMTSTSSRGSSHYGTHVPSSLEALLTSDSPPPSDVVMAQVDPLMSTQPGVGMMGLGTSVVGLRAKPNQLMLGKGLEPNTVTPMALQSQIQPSQQHHHLTTSNSHSNNTSITLRWGWI